The Leopardus geoffroyi isolate Oge1 chromosome C3, O.geoffroyi_Oge1_pat1.0, whole genome shotgun sequence genomic interval TGATGCAAACACTCAAAATTATGCTTTCAGCTCCAATTATATTTCAGAGATGCATAGTAGACCAAGTTAAGAACTCTGACTTACAGATTCTCATGGCAGCACCCTACCCCCTTCTCCATCACTAATACTACTCCCCCATCACCTAAGTGGACACAGAAGAAAATTTCCCAAGGCATAGCCTGGAAATTCAGCTTGGGGTTGGGTTCTGGTGAAAGGCACCCATTCATTGCTGGCCTTCCCATTTTACCAGACCCTTGGAAAATCCAGAGTGATGGTTGGGAGGTTATTGTAGATATTCTCTGATCAGCAGAGCATTCACCGCCCCCCCTCCAGGGCAGCACCCTATTCTTTGAGTTGAGTTTTAGGAATACATTGGcctatttgtccatttctttattatttcatcaCATTGGGAGGCTGGGAGCAGAACAAGAAGGAAAGCTTCAAAAATTTCCAAGGAGAAATTACAAGTGTGGGACAAGGGAACTGTTAGTGTTACTTAATGTAGGACCCTGAACAACCACCTACCATCACACCACACACAgaatcagtctctctctctctctctctctctctctctctctctcacacacacacacacacacacacttctactACCTCCCTAATTTCTCAAGAGTCACATCTAAGatatttttctcaatattaaaTTTTAGTTTGGAAAGCAGGATGAGTTTTCCCTACATCACTCTATTCCCATATCACCCATTTGGGAACAATTAAGAAAATCATCAGCTACAAGTATCACAGGCTTTTCAGAATCCTTGAGTCCTAGAACTAATTTCTCTGGACCATGGGATTAGATGAGATGAGAATAGTTTGGGGAGAACATGGGGAGGAAACCAGATGAGTGGAAAGCACTGAAGGTTTGTGAGAGATGGGAAGTGGGGACAATAGAGGTTTGGTTTAGTTCCTTTGGGTTTTccagccctccctccacccactaGGAACCTCATCCCACAAGAGAAAGGCAAGACACCAAAAGAGGCCTGAGGTATcaactactttattattttgcaaGGACAGGTCCagggcccagccccagggcccagggctctgCTACTCTCGGTGGATATCTTCATGGGTTGCCACACCCACCTTTATCACCAGTATGAGGAACTCTTCAAAGTTAATTGCACCATCACTATTGACATCCAACTCTTTGAACCAGGTGTCTGCatcctttttctgtaaagaagaaggagaaagaggacagaGTGTAAAGACTTTGGCAAGAGCTGAGGCACAGCTGTCTACATAGGGTGGTGTGGAGGACCAGTGCCTAGGGCTTCATCAGCCAGGCAGAACCCTGACCACACCCAGCCCCTCCTCACCTTCATGTACCGAGGACACTCTGTCTCTAACAATTTCTTCAAATCATCCCTGTAGAGGGCATGGTAATTCCCCTTCTCCAAGGAGTATTTGTGGTAAACGTCAATGAGGGAGTTTATAGCAGTCTCCAGTTCCGTCAGCATGGTGCCCAAGGATCTGCCCCACCTGGAACACAGAACCCATGGGGAATCCCAAGGTGGGGAGGGTGCCTCTGCCTCCAGCAGAGTGAAGACTAGGGGGACACTCATTACCCCCAGCTGATGGCTTTGTCCTGGTCTGCACCATTTAGGTAACCCAGTGGATGGCTGTCCCGATGGGAAggaagggctgtgggagggggagtGTCCACACACAGTGCCTGCCAGCTCTCCCTGTGCCCTCACCCAACCAAGAGTGCCAGAGGACTGTTCCGTCTCTATCCCTATCTCACCAACTTCCTCCAGGAGCTCTGGATCGAGCTCCAGACCTCCCTgatgtttctctcccctctcgtAGAAAAGGCAGTTCCACTTCCAGCCCTCTCTCCTGTGGGAGCCCAGCCTCAAAGCATGGAGCCAACCGAGGCAGTCCTACTTACCAGGTCTCCCTGAAACAGAGTTGACAGAAGACATGCAGGGCTGAGTGTCGGCTCCCTTTTATAGCAGCCAGGCTTTGGCCAGCTGCCAGGGCCATGCAGAGGCAGCTGCTCCCTTCCTGGGTTGCCACAGCCTCTGGTTTCCCAATCAGGTAAATGGGGCAATCACTGCACAGAATGAAAGTTTCTGAtgagaggtggaggtgggggcagtgggTAGTGGAAAGAGGAAGGCACTTGCTAGGCACTAGTGCCCAGCAGGAGAAACGAGAAGAGGCCATGGTGAGGACTCCTTTGGTGGGCCCCTGGTATCCTCTGGCTTGGCCAACCAGGATGCCCACTCCTGAGTCCCCCTCACTGTTGCTGCTGCTAATCTTGTGCATTGTGGCCTGTCTGTGCATCTCTGAAATATAATTGGAGCTGAAAGCATAATTTTGAGTGTTTGCATCAATAAGCACATTTCTCCATGGCTTTCGTCAGATTCTTGAAAGGGCCCAAGACCCCTAAGAGGTGAAGAACACTTGTCTTAGCTGCTGGATTTTAGCAGTGAAGGCTGGACTGTTTCTATGATTGCTGCTGTTTGTGCATGGTTGGACTCTGTGGGATGTGCGCTGCTCTCTCAAGCTCTCTCCAGCTGCCCACAGCCCTTCCAAGCTCTCTTGCTCTGGGAGCTGAGGGTGCACTGTGCTCTGGGACACGGAGGCTGACTCGGGGTCCCTCTGCATGTGGGAGGCACTGAGTCGCTTCATAAACAGAGCAGGGACCCTTCAGCCCTCTCTGGGGTGATTGTGTGTCTCTGACCCCAGCAGCCTGGGCTGAAGAGGAACCCAACTCTGTGGGGGTCAGGTGGGGGAGAAGAGATTCTTTGAGAAGCCAGAAGACATTTGTGTccaaggggagaagagaaggtggCCAATTCCCCCAGGATTTCAGGAGGAACAACACCCCCCTTCCACAACAAGATGCCACTCAGATTAACTGGCTTCCAACACTGAAGATTTGTGGTACGTCTCTCTTGTTACAAAACACAAAGCACAAAGAGCCTTGGAAAATGCCTATCAGGAAGGTGGTGCACACAACCCACCCAGTCTACA includes:
- the S100A8 gene encoding protein S100-A8, whose protein sequence is MALAAGQSLAAIKGSRHSALHVFCQLCFRETWWGRSLGTMLTELETAINSLIDVYHKYSLEKGNYHALYRDDLKKLLETECPRYMKKKDADTWFKELDVNSDGAINFEEFLILVIKVGVATHEDIHRE